One segment of Nostoc piscinale CENA21 DNA contains the following:
- a CDS encoding tyrosine-type recombinase/integrase: MLRKARKGSVTINAKAGKLRIVLPRNIGDGKQHYIYTGFEDAPKNRKKVQMVALQIEADIEDGCLDCTLEKYRTALGVLRGQQRLQIIPKTPNLMQLWAKYCEFKQHQVSVSTFNQDFLGNYAKSINNLPVNEIKDAIAIRDHLLQTYPPYTAKRYLTQINACCKWAVKSKLITSNPFEGLAVDIKVKRWDTGKIDPFTLAERDAIIQGFEQHPLYSGYTNFVRFLFLTGCRLGEAIALQWKHINIDCTEIYFCESYSFHGRKETKTGVNRKFPCNEQLRAFLLSAREHKPSPDSLLFPALGGGEIKANSFTGVIWRGGVSHGVKTSGIVTQLVVEGKVSRYRPPYNCRHTFISLCLERGVSVQKVARWVGNSPEVIYKHYAGVVSDVSVPEL, from the coding sequence ATGTTACGTAAGGCAAGAAAGGGTAGTGTAACTATAAATGCTAAAGCTGGTAAGCTTCGTATTGTCTTACCGCGTAATATTGGCGACGGGAAACAGCATTATATTTACACAGGTTTTGAAGACGCACCTAAGAACCGTAAAAAGGTTCAAATGGTTGCTTTACAGATTGAGGCGGATATTGAAGATGGTTGTCTGGATTGCACTTTAGAGAAATACAGAACAGCATTAGGCGTTTTAAGAGGGCAACAAAGACTGCAAATTATTCCTAAAACACCAAACTTAATGCAGTTATGGGCTAAATACTGCGAATTTAAGCAACATCAGGTTTCTGTCTCCACTTTTAATCAGGATTTTTTGGGAAATTACGCCAAGTCGATAAATAATTTGCCTGTCAATGAAATTAAGGATGCGATCGCAATCAGAGATCATTTACTGCAAACTTACCCGCCATATACAGCCAAGCGTTATCTCACTCAAATCAATGCTTGTTGTAAGTGGGCCGTTAAATCAAAATTAATTACCAGCAATCCATTTGAAGGATTGGCTGTTGATATCAAGGTTAAACGTTGGGACACGGGAAAAATTGACCCTTTCACCCTAGCAGAGCGTGATGCCATTATCCAAGGTTTTGAACAACACCCTCTCTACAGTGGTTACACAAATTTTGTAAGGTTTTTATTTTTGACTGGATGTCGGCTTGGAGAAGCGATCGCCTTGCAGTGGAAACACATCAATATTGATTGCACAGAAATTTACTTTTGCGAGTCTTATAGTTTCCACGGGCGCAAAGAAACCAAAACGGGGGTTAATCGCAAGTTTCCTTGTAATGAGCAATTACGGGCTTTTTTACTGTCTGCCAGAGAACATAAGCCCAGTCCAGACTCACTTTTATTTCCTGCACTTGGCGGGGGAGAAATTAAAGCTAACAGTTTTACGGGCGTTATTTGGCGCGGTGGCGTAAGTCATGGCGTAAAAACTTCGGGCATTGTTACCCAACTCGTTGTAGAAGGTAAGGTTTCACGATACCGACCACCTTACAATTGCCGACACACTTTTATTAGTTTGTGTTTGGAGCGCGGCGTTAGCGTTCAAAAGGTTGCGCGGTGGGTTGGTAACTCTCCAGAGGTTATTTATAAACACTACGCCGGTGTGGTGTCTGATGTTTCAGTCCCCGAACTTTAA
- a CDS encoding plasmid mobilization protein: protein MEKREALIKLRVNPQEHQLIKQAAQSQGLTISSYVRQNVGLPKLGS from the coding sequence ATGGAAAAACGAGAGGCGCTGATTAAATTGCGCGTTAATCCTCAAGAACACCAACTAATAAAACAAGCCGCTCAGTCTCAAGGCTTAACAATTAGTTCTTATGTTCGCCAAAACGTCGGATTACCTAAGCTTGGTAGTTAA